From Bufo gargarizans isolate SCDJY-AF-19 chromosome 10, ASM1485885v1, whole genome shotgun sequence, the proteins below share one genomic window:
- the RBM4B gene encoding RNA-binding protein 4B isoform X2 → MVKLFIGNIPPEATPGELKTLFEQYGKVTECDIITNYGFVHMEDKKSADEAVANLNQYQLHNVCINVEHSRGKPKASTKLHVSSLSPDCTSDELREKFEQYGAVLECDIVKDFAFVHMEKAEEALEAIRNLNNHDFKGKIFSRSAVVSSRVCNKTFSTELQKCTIPTFSFLS, encoded by the exons ATGGTGAAACTTTTTATTGGGAACATCCCACCTGAGGCGACACCGGGAGAACTGAAGACACTGTTTGAGCAGTATGGAAAAGTTACGGAGTGTGATATCATCACAAATTATGGCTTTGTCCACATGGAAGACAAAAAGTCGGCTGACGAGGCAGTTGCAAATCTGAACCAATATCAGTTGCATAATGTATGCATTAATGTGGAACACAGCAGGGGCAAGCCAAAAGCGTCAACCAAGCTTCATGTCAGTAGCCTTAGCCCTGACTGCACCAGTGATGAGTTGCGTGAAAAATTTGAGCAGTATGGCGCGGTCTTGGAATGTGATATTGTGAAGGATTTCGCCTTTGTTCACATGGAGAAAGCTGAGGAAGCACTTGAAGCCATCAGAAATCTAAACAACCATGATTTTAAAG gtAAGATATTTTCTCGCTCCGCCGTGGTCTCCAGTCGCGTTTGCAATAAAACGTTTTCGACCGAACTTCAAAAATGCACCATCCCAACGTTTTCTTTTCTTTCGTAA
- the RBM4B gene encoding RNA-binding protein 4B isoform X1, whose translation MVKLFIGNIPPEATPGELKTLFEQYGKVTECDIITNYGFVHMEDKKSADEAVANLNQYQLHNVCINVEHSRGKPKASTKLHVSSLSPDCTSDELREKFEQYGAVLECDIVKDFAFVHMEKAEEALEAIRNLNNHDFKGKRMHVQLSTSRLRVTPGMGDRSRCYRCGKDGHWSGVCPLDQMSEEMDLASPYGHDPFSDPYVPMRNAAAAAAYAERMYYERERRNLFDYYHRYRIRPSSYDAYVDRRLPPLPPTTVSTLTQRKRLEPSPYERHMLPPPPPSLPSYYARERSPIRRPTTTAAVDEYVSDRRLAPTLRNPLYESPRYMRNTYDERSRYY comes from the exons ATGGTGAAACTTTTTATTGGGAACATCCCACCTGAGGCGACACCGGGAGAACTGAAGACACTGTTTGAGCAGTATGGAAAAGTTACGGAGTGTGATATCATCACAAATTATGGCTTTGTCCACATGGAAGACAAAAAGTCGGCTGACGAGGCAGTTGCAAATCTGAACCAATATCAGTTGCATAATGTATGCATTAATGTGGAACACAGCAGGGGCAAGCCAAAAGCGTCAACCAAGCTTCATGTCAGTAGCCTTAGCCCTGACTGCACCAGTGATGAGTTGCGTGAAAAATTTGAGCAGTATGGCGCGGTCTTGGAATGTGATATTGTGAAGGATTTCGCCTTTGTTCACATGGAGAAAGCTGAGGAAGCACTTGAAGCCATCAGAAATCTAAACAACCATGATTTTAAAG GCAAACGGATGCACGTTCAGCTCTCTACGAGTCGTCTGCGAGTCACCCCGGGGATGGGAGACCGAAGTCGGTGTTATCGTTGCGGGAAGGATGGCCACTGGTCCGGTGTGTGCCCATTAGACCAAATGTCTGAGGAGATGGATCTGGCGTCGCCCTACGGTCATGACCCTTTCTCAGATCCTTATGTCCCTATGCGCAATGCGGCGGCTGCTGCTGCCTACGCCGAGCGTATGTATTATGAACGGGAACGACGCAATCTCTTTGACTACTACCACCGCTATCGCATACGCCCCTCATCCTATGATGCCTATGTGGACCGtcggctgcctcctcttccccctaCAACAGTGTCCACTCTAACACAGAGAAAACGACTGGAACCCTCTCCATACGAGAGGCATATgttaccacctcctcctccttcacttcccaGCTATTACGCACGAGAGCGAAGCCCAATACGACGCCCTACTACAACCGCCGCTGTGGATGAATATGTATCTGATCGCAGGTTAGCCCCTACTCTGCGTAACCCTCTCTATGAATCCCCACGATACATGCGGAATACCTACGATGAACGTTCGCGGTATTACTAA